A portion of the candidate division KSB1 bacterium genome contains these proteins:
- the rpsL gene encoding 30S ribosomal protein S12, which yields MPTINQLVRHGRARVLAKSKAPALTGSPQRRGVCTRVYTTAPKKPNSALRKVARVRLTNGYEVTAYIPGEGHNLQEHSIVLVRGGRVKDLPGVRYHIIRGTLDTAGVNDRTQGRSKYGTKRPKK from the coding sequence TTGCCGACGATTAATCAGCTTGTGCGCCATGGCAGGGCGCGCGTACTGGCCAAGAGCAAGGCGCCAGCACTGACGGGGTCGCCGCAGCGGCGTGGCGTGTGCACTCGGGTGTACACCACTGCGCCCAAGAAGCCTAACTCTGCGCTGCGCAAAGTGGCCCGTGTGCGCCTGACCAACGGCTACGAAGTGACGGCCTATATCCCAGGCGAGGGCCACAATTTGCAAGAGCACTCCATCGTGCTCGTCAGAGGTGGCCGAGTGAAGGACCTCCCTGGTGTGCGCTACCATATCATCCGGGGAACGCTGGACACCGCAGGCGTCAACGACCGTACCCAGGGGCGCTCCAAGTACGGGACGAAGAGGCCCAAGAAGTAA
- the rplV gene encoding 50S ribosomal protein L22: protein MEGRCVAKYLRTSPRKMRQVADLIRGRGVEDALNILHFSPKAASRPLEKALRSAVANLMNSDEGAKLSPEELFVKEIQVNAGFTLRRYRAGSMGRASRIRKRTCHVAIVVADAGEKAAHA from the coding sequence ATGGAAGGACGTTGCGTGGCAAAATACTTGAGGACGTCGCCGCGAAAGATGCGCCAAGTGGCGGACTTGATCCGGGGCCGGGGCGTAGAGGATGCGCTGAACATCCTCCACTTCAGCCCCAAGGCGGCGTCTCGTCCTTTGGAGAAAGCGCTGCGCTCGGCAGTGGCGAATCTCATGAACAGCGACGAGGGCGCGAAGCTCTCGCCAGAGGAACTCTTCGTTAAGGAGATCCAAGTCAATGCGGGCTTTACCCTGCGCCGGTATCGCGCGGGGTCCATGGGGCGGGCAAGCAGGATTCGCAAGCGCACCTGCCACGTTGCCATCGTGGTCGCTGACGCCGGCGAGAAGGCAGCTCACGCTTAA
- the rplC gene encoding 50S ribosomal protein L3, which yields MLGLIGKKAGMTRLFDASGKLVPVTVIEAGPCYVAQIKTAEKDGYNAVQLAFGERRAKLANKPLLGHCEKANIKPPRVLREFRDFALAESVKPGDVLKADLFSEGDVVSVTGVSKGRGFAGVVKRHHFGGGPKSHGQSDRHRAPGSIGSSSFPSRSFKGLRMAGRMGGDRLTVRNLQVVKVDAEKNLIAVKGAVPGAPNGIVIIKKK from the coding sequence ATGTTGGGATTGATCGGTAAGAAGGCGGGCATGACGCGGCTCTTCGACGCGTCGGGCAAGCTGGTGCCGGTGACGGTAATCGAAGCCGGGCCCTGCTACGTCGCGCAGATAAAGACCGCAGAAAAAGATGGCTACAACGCCGTGCAACTGGCCTTTGGCGAGCGACGTGCCAAGTTAGCCAATAAGCCCCTGCTGGGTCACTGCGAGAAGGCCAACATCAAGCCGCCGCGCGTGCTGCGCGAGTTCCGCGACTTTGCCCTGGCAGAGAGCGTGAAGCCGGGAGACGTGCTCAAGGCGGATCTGTTTAGCGAAGGCGATGTGGTTTCCGTTACGGGTGTGTCCAAAGGGCGCGGGTTCGCCGGCGTGGTCAAACGGCACCACTTCGGTGGCGGCCCCAAGAGCCACGGCCAGAGCGACCGTCATCGCGCCCCGGGTTCCATCGGCTCGTCGTCGTTTCCGTCCCGCTCTTTCAAGGGACTGCGCATGGCGGGGAGAATGGGTGGCGACAGGCTGACTGTCCGCAACCTGCAGGTGGTCAAGGTGGACGCGGAGAAGAACCTGATTGCAGTGAAGGGCGCCGTGCCTGGTGCGCCGAATGGCATCGTGATCATTAAGAAAAAGTAG
- the rpsJ gene encoding 30S ribosomal protein S10 has product MAGQTIRIKLRAYDHWLLDKSTEKIIQTARNTGAEISGPIPLPTRRTVYTVLRSPHVDKKSREQFETRVHKRLIDIHNSTPKTVDALMKLELPAGVDVEIKG; this is encoded by the coding sequence ATGGCTGGGCAGACCATCAGAATCAAACTGAGAGCGTACGACCACTGGCTCCTGGACAAGTCCACGGAGAAGATCATCCAGACGGCCAGGAATACGGGCGCCGAGATATCCGGCCCCATCCCCTTGCCGACGCGCAGGACGGTGTACACGGTCTTGCGTTCGCCGCACGTCGACAAAAAGTCGCGGGAGCAATTCGAGACGCGCGTCCACAAGCGCCTCATCGACATCCACAACTCGACACCAAAGACGGTGGATGCGCTCATGAAGCTAGAGCTGCCCGCGGGCGTGGACGTGGAGATCAAGGGGTGA
- the fusA gene encoding elongation factor G, whose product MSTRYPIEKIRNIGIMAHIDAGKTTTTERILFYTGKVHRIGEVDDGAATMDWMEQEKERGITITAASISCEWDGHRINIIDTPGHVDFTVEVERSLRVLDGAVALFCAVGGVEPQSETVWRQADKYRIPRIAFVNKMDRIGADFFNTVRMIRERLGANPIPVQIPMGQGDMFTGLIDLIRMKAVTHREDTLGSQWEEFDIPKDLLGLANEYRTKLLEAISDYDDTLLEKYLEGKEIGEEEIISVVRRATLDVSIVPVLCGSAARNKGIQRLLDAVVRYLPSPMDLPPVQGENPYIGKMETRRPSEDEPFAALAFKVMSDPYVGRLTYFRVYSGKIQTGATVLNANLGKRERLSRILQMAANKREDLEEITCGNIAAAVGLRLTQTGDTLCDPKKPIVLEAMRFPEPVISIAIEPKTKADQERLSLSLARLADEDPTFQVKVNQETGQTLISGMGELHLEILTDRLLREFKVGAKIGKPQVSYRETIRRKVTSEGKFIKQSGGRGQYGHVVLELEPNEPGKGFEFESKIIGGVIPKQFIKPIADGVKEAMGEGVLTGSPMVDIKVALIDGSYHEVDSSDIAFKIAASMAFRDGARRADPMLLEPLMKLEVVVPEEYLGDVVGDLRMRRAKIKAMAPRADGQVIDAEIPVSETFGYATQLRSMTQGRAIFTLQFLRYAPAPDEVAEKLLGEHRPYAMAR is encoded by the coding sequence ATGTCAACACGATACCCAATCGAAAAAATTCGCAACATCGGCATCATGGCGCACATCGATGCCGGCAAGACCACGACCACCGAGCGCATCCTGTTCTACACGGGCAAGGTGCACCGCATCGGCGAGGTGGATGATGGTGCTGCCACCATGGATTGGATGGAGCAGGAAAAGGAGCGAGGCATCACCATCACTGCCGCCTCCATCAGCTGCGAGTGGGACGGTCACCGCATCAACATCATCGACACGCCGGGGCATGTGGATTTCACCGTGGAAGTGGAACGCTCCCTGCGCGTGCTGGACGGCGCCGTTGCCTTGTTCTGCGCAGTTGGTGGCGTGGAGCCGCAGTCGGAAACCGTGTGGCGACAGGCGGACAAGTATCGCATCCCGCGCATCGCCTTTGTCAACAAGATGGATCGCATTGGCGCGGACTTTTTCAACACCGTGCGCATGATCCGCGAGCGGCTGGGCGCCAACCCCATCCCCGTGCAAATTCCCATGGGGCAGGGCGATATGTTCACCGGCCTCATCGACCTCATTCGCATGAAGGCCGTCACCCACAGGGAAGATACGCTTGGCAGCCAGTGGGAGGAGTTTGATATCCCCAAGGACCTATTGGGGCTCGCCAACGAGTACCGCACCAAGCTCTTGGAAGCCATTTCGGACTATGACGACACCCTCTTGGAGAAATACTTAGAGGGCAAAGAGATTGGGGAAGAGGAAATCATCAGCGTGGTGCGCAGGGCGACGCTGGATGTGAGCATCGTGCCGGTGCTTTGCGGTTCAGCTGCGCGGAACAAGGGTATCCAGCGCCTGTTGGATGCGGTGGTGCGCTATCTGCCTTCGCCGATGGATTTGCCGCCGGTGCAGGGCGAAAACCCCTACATCGGCAAGATGGAGACGCGGCGCCCTTCGGAGGATGAGCCTTTCGCGGCCTTGGCCTTCAAGGTGATGTCCGATCCGTACGTGGGCCGTCTGACCTACTTCCGCGTCTATTCGGGGAAGATCCAGACGGGTGCGACGGTGCTCAACGCCAATCTTGGCAAGCGCGAGCGCTTGTCGCGCATTCTGCAGATGGCCGCCAACAAGCGCGAGGACCTGGAAGAGATTACCTGTGGCAACATTGCTGCCGCCGTGGGTTTGCGGCTCACTCAGACAGGTGACACGCTGTGCGACCCCAAGAAGCCCATTGTGCTGGAGGCGATGCGCTTCCCAGAACCGGTGATCAGCATCGCCATTGAGCCGAAGACCAAGGCCGATCAAGAACGCTTGTCCCTTTCCTTGGCGCGCCTGGCCGATGAGGACCCGACCTTTCAGGTGAAGGTGAACCAGGAGACGGGGCAGACCCTCATCTCCGGTATGGGCGAGCTTCACCTGGAGATCCTGACCGACCGCCTGCTGCGCGAGTTTAAGGTGGGGGCCAAGATCGGCAAGCCGCAGGTCAGCTACCGCGAGACGATCCGGCGCAAGGTGACTAGCGAGGGCAAGTTCATCAAGCAGAGCGGTGGACGGGGGCAGTACGGACACGTCGTGTTGGAGCTGGAGCCGAACGAGCCGGGCAAAGGGTTCGAATTCGAGAGCAAGATCATCGGCGGCGTCATTCCCAAGCAGTTCATCAAGCCGATCGCCGATGGGGTGAAAGAAGCGATGGGCGAAGGCGTGCTGACAGGCAGCCCCATGGTCGATATCAAGGTGGCCCTTATCGATGGCTCATATCACGAGGTGGACTCGTCGGATATTGCCTTCAAGATCGCGGCCTCGATGGCGTTCCGTGATGGAGCACGACGTGCCGACCCCATGCTCTTGGAGCCGTTGATGAAGCTGGAAGTGGTGGTACCGGAGGAGTACCTGGGCGACGTGGTGGGCGACCTGCGTATGCGGCGCGCCAAAATAAAGGCCATGGCGCCCCGCGCCGACGGCCAGGTCATCGATGCAGAGATACCGGTGAGCGAAACCTTCGGCTACGCAACGCAGCTACGCTCCATGACCCAGGGCCGGGCAATCTTTACGTTGCAATTCCTGCGCTATGCCCCGGCCCCCGACGAGGTAGCCGAAAAGCTGTTGGGCGAACATCGCCCCTATGCGATGGCCCGGTGA
- the rplB gene encoding 50S ribosomal protein L2: protein MAVKTFKPVTPTLRFRTVSAFDETTETKPEKSLLAPLRKTGGRNNVGRITSRRRGGGHKRAYRLIDFKRDKLEIPARVASIQYDPNRSANVALLHYADGEKRYILAPVGLKVGDELLSGEKPEIRIGNAMPLRNIPLGTFIHNVELKPGKGGQIARGAGTYAQLVAKEGDYGHVRLPSGEVRLIRLECRATLGQVGNVEHDSLSLGKAGASRWLGRRPKVRGVAMNPVDHPMGGGEGKSSGGRHPCSPWGQLAKGLKTRGRKPSDKLIIRRRKG, encoded by the coding sequence ATGGCAGTCAAGACGTTCAAACCGGTAACCCCGACGCTGCGGTTTCGCACGGTTTCGGCATTCGACGAAACTACCGAGACCAAGCCGGAGAAGAGCCTGCTGGCTCCGCTGCGCAAGACGGGCGGCCGCAACAACGTGGGAAGGATCACTTCGCGTCGCCGCGGTGGCGGCCACAAGCGGGCCTATCGGCTCATCGATTTCAAGCGCGACAAGCTGGAAATCCCCGCGCGGGTGGCTTCTATCCAGTACGATCCGAACCGCTCGGCCAATGTGGCGCTCTTGCACTACGCCGACGGCGAGAAGCGCTACATCCTTGCTCCGGTGGGCCTCAAGGTGGGCGACGAACTGCTCTCTGGGGAGAAGCCGGAGATCCGGATCGGCAATGCCATGCCGCTGCGCAACATCCCGCTGGGCACCTTCATCCACAACGTGGAGCTGAAGCCCGGCAAGGGCGGGCAGATCGCGCGCGGCGCCGGAACCTATGCGCAGCTGGTGGCGAAAGAGGGCGACTATGGCCATGTGCGTCTCCCCTCGGGCGAGGTGCGGCTCATCCGCCTTGAGTGCAGAGCCACGCTCGGCCAGGTGGGCAACGTTGAACACGACTCGCTGAGTCTGGGCAAGGCCGGTGCCTCGCGCTGGCTGGGCCGTCGCCCCAAGGTGCGCGGCGTGGCAATGAACCCTGTGGACCACCCCATGGGCGGAGGCGAGGGCAAGAGCTCCGGAGGTCGCCACCCTTGCTCGCCGTGGGGTCAGTTGGCCAAAGGGTTGAAGACCCGCGGCCGGAAGCCTTCTGACAAGCTGATTATCAGGAGAAGAAAAGGCTAA
- the rpsG gene encoding 30S ribosomal protein S7 produces the protein MPRRKRPVKREVLPDPKFQSVLVTKFINSIMRRGKKSVAETIFYRAIDIIEKKTGQNGLEVFEKAVENVKPLLEVKSRRVGGATYQVPVEVRPERRQSLAIRWIISNARARSEKTMAEKLAAELIAASKNEGASIKKREDTHKMAEANKAFAHFRW, from the coding sequence ATGCCGAGGAGAAAACGGCCGGTCAAACGTGAGGTGCTCCCAGATCCGAAGTTCCAGTCGGTGCTGGTCACCAAGTTCATCAACAGCATCATGAGGCGCGGCAAGAAGAGCGTGGCAGAGACGATTTTCTACCGCGCGATCGATATCATCGAGAAAAAGACCGGGCAGAATGGCCTGGAGGTTTTTGAGAAGGCGGTGGAAAACGTGAAGCCGCTGTTGGAGGTCAAGTCACGACGGGTCGGAGGCGCCACCTATCAGGTTCCTGTGGAAGTGCGCCCCGAGCGCCGGCAGAGCTTGGCGATCCGCTGGATCATCAGCAACGCTCGCGCCAGGTCGGAAAAGACCATGGCCGAGAAACTGGCTGCCGAGCTCATAGCTGCCTCCAAGAACGAAGGCGCTTCCATCAAGAAGCGCGAAGACACGCACAAGATGGCGGAAGCCAACAAGGCGTTTGCCCACTTCCGCTGGTAG
- the rpsS gene encoding 30S ribosomal protein S19 → MARSVKKGPYVDQKLLKKIEALNKANQKKVIKTWARRSTIPPEFVGHTLAVHNGNKFIPVFITENMVGHKLGEFAPTRTFRGHPERAKEKATRVH, encoded by the coding sequence ATGGCGCGCTCGGTAAAGAAAGGTCCGTACGTCGACCAGAAGCTGCTCAAGAAGATCGAAGCGTTGAACAAGGCCAACCAGAAGAAGGTCATCAAGACGTGGGCTCGCCGCTCCACCATTCCGCCGGAGTTTGTCGGCCATACGCTGGCGGTGCACAACGGCAACAAGTTCATCCCCGTGTTCATCACCGAAAACATGGTGGGACACAAATTGGGCGAGTTCGCACCGACGAGGACTTTCCGCGGCCATCCAGAAAGGGCAAAGGAAAAGGCGACGCGCGTACATTGA
- the rplD gene encoding 50S ribosomal protein L4, whose product MKLALHKTDGSTAAELEVPDEIFAAEPNQGVIHQAVVAELANRRQGTASTRTRSMVRGGGRKPWRQKGRGTARAGTIRSPLWVGGGRVFGPHPRDYHQKLSKRMKRLARISALSAKAKAQEVLVVEDFSVESGKTRDMLGILKGIGVADKKTLLLIPTADEMLLRAGRNLPNLEIRQASAVSTCDILNCQMLVIQKSALDEMQKVLVS is encoded by the coding sequence ATGAAACTTGCGTTACACAAGACCGATGGGAGCACCGCCGCCGAGCTTGAGGTGCCCGACGAGATCTTCGCAGCGGAACCGAACCAGGGAGTGATCCACCAAGCAGTGGTAGCCGAGTTGGCCAACCGCCGGCAAGGGACCGCCTCCACGCGCACGCGCTCCATGGTGCGCGGTGGTGGGCGCAAACCCTGGCGCCAAAAAGGGCGGGGCACGGCCCGCGCCGGCACGATTCGCTCCCCTCTTTGGGTTGGTGGCGGCCGCGTGTTTGGTCCCCACCCGCGGGACTATCACCAGAAGCTGTCGAAGAGGATGAAGCGCCTGGCGCGTATATCGGCCCTCTCGGCTAAGGCGAAGGCCCAGGAAGTCCTGGTGGTCGAGGACTTTTCTGTGGAAAGCGGCAAGACGCGCGACATGCTCGGCATCCTCAAGGGGATTGGCGTGGCCGATAAGAAGACGCTGCTTCTTATCCCCACCGCCGATGAGATGCTGCTGCGGGCGGGACGCAACCTGCCCAACTTGGAGATCCGCCAGGCCAGTGCGGTATCGACCTGCGACATTCTCAATTGCCAGATGTTGGTCATCCAGAAGAGCGCCTTGGACGAAATGCAGAAGGTGTTGGTGTCATGA
- the rplW gene encoding 50S ribosomal protein L23 produces the protein MRKPHTILRRPIVTEKMLKLQETHRQYAFEVDAEATKIAVKEAVEKRFDVTVEGVRIMNVKGKTKRMNTRRGLTRGRRANWRKAIVTLREGDTIDLFGTR, from the coding sequence ATGAGAAAGCCGCACACTATCTTGCGCCGGCCCATAGTCACCGAGAAGATGCTCAAGCTGCAGGAGACGCACCGGCAGTATGCCTTCGAGGTCGACGCCGAGGCCACCAAGATTGCCGTCAAGGAGGCGGTGGAGAAAAGGTTCGACGTCACCGTGGAAGGCGTGCGCATCATGAACGTGAAGGGCAAGACCAAGCGCATGAACACCAGGCGTGGCCTCACCCGTGGGCGGCGCGCCAACTGGCGTAAGGCCATTGTCACCCTGCGCGAGGGCGACACCATCGACCTGTTCGGTACGCGGTAG
- the rpoC gene encoding DNA-directed RNA polymerase subunit beta' → MLTTRQDAIGRGPTTAIAIGLASPDKILERSYGEVTKPETINYRSFKPEKDGLFCEKIFGPVRDWECHCGKYKRVRYKGIVCDRCGVEVTQKSVRRERMGHITLAVPVVHIWYWKSIPSKIGYLLNMSSKELEKIIYYESYVVIQPGRSGLSARELISEEEYLRIINDYPELIQTENEEERFVAKMGGEAILDLLKRVDIQKLSEELRQQAKTETSVQRRMECLKRLKVIEAFRRSGLNGRENKPEWMVMTVIPVIPPELRPLVPLEGGRFATSDLNDLYRRVLIRNNRLKKLLEIKAPEVILRNEKRMLQEAVDSLFDNSRKASAVRGDSNRALKSLSDMLRGKQGRFRQNLLGKRIDYSGRSVIVVGPELKLHECGLPKEMALELFKPFIIRKLIERGMVKTVKSAKKVVDRRGAEVWAILEEIIQDHPVMLNRAPTLHRLGIQAFQPLLIEGKAIQIHPLVCAAFNADFDGDQMAVHVPLSFYAQIEAKLLMLSSHSILSPASGRPLAIPSQDIVLGIYHLTKVKRGDKGEGMLFSSPDEVIIAHNNGVVGLHARIKVRLDGRVIETTTGRVIFNQCVPRELGFYNELLTKKRIEQIVYDCYRRLGSVRTTEFLDQLKDIGFHYAMVSGATVGLTDVLTPPEKQAILQNATQAVEAIQKQYERGVITDGERYNRTIDVWTHATNEVTEKMFEGLRDDKEGFNPIFMMADSGARGSQDQIRQLAGMRGLMAKPQKKMIGQMGEIIENPITANFREGLSVLEYFISTHGARKGLADTALKTADAGYLTRRLVDVANDVVVTMKDCGTIMGVRTGALKEGEEVIEPLIDRIVGRVAAEDVYHPDTGEVMVQAGQLIDEELGQAIVDAGIEEVSIRSVLTCAARRGVCAMCYGRNLATGRMVQVGEAVGVMAAQSIGEPGTQLTLRTFHIGGTASRIAAQSSVVTKRGGTLQYENVRAIRQEDGSQICISRTGRINIVDENNRVVEKYTVPYGATILKQEGQSIGKGEVFFQWDPYSASIISTHSGTVRFEDIKENVTYREELDETTGLKQSVIIEARNRNLNPQVLVVDAKGKVLARHHMPVRAFLQVREGQEIKAGQVIAKIPREIAKTRDITGGLPRVAELFEARRPKDPAVVSEIDGIVSFGEIRRGVRRIVVTSEDGHDQRTYTIPYGKHVLVHDGDRVRAGEKLSEGAVAPHDILAIMGANKVQEYLLNEIQEVYRLQGVRINDKHIEIIVRQMLQKVRIEDPGDTDYLEGEQVDRLSFMEENDRMKEQMVITAPGDSTWRVGQRVNAAEFKEVCATLEKDGKQVPEARPAKPATFEPLLLGITKASLSTDSFISAASFQETTRVLADASVEGKIDRLLGLKENVVMGNLIPAGTGLAKYRDIRVFAPSQEEAEQVTNEVAASE, encoded by the coding sequence GTGCTCACGACCAGACAAGATGCAATAGGCAGGGGGCCAACTACTGCCATCGCCATCGGTCTTGCTTCTCCGGACAAGATCCTGGAACGGTCTTACGGCGAGGTGACCAAGCCGGAGACTATCAACTACCGTTCCTTCAAACCGGAGAAAGACGGCCTTTTCTGCGAAAAGATTTTCGGTCCGGTGCGGGATTGGGAGTGTCACTGCGGCAAGTACAAGCGCGTGCGCTACAAAGGGATCGTCTGCGACCGCTGTGGGGTAGAGGTCACCCAGAAGAGCGTGCGCCGCGAGCGCATGGGGCACATCACCTTGGCCGTGCCGGTGGTGCACATTTGGTACTGGAAGTCCATCCCCTCGAAGATCGGCTACCTGCTGAACATGAGCAGCAAGGAGCTGGAGAAGATCATCTACTACGAGTCCTATGTGGTGATCCAACCGGGGCGCAGTGGTCTGAGCGCCAGAGAGCTGATCTCCGAGGAAGAGTACCTGCGCATCATCAACGACTACCCGGAGCTCATCCAGACGGAAAACGAAGAGGAGCGCTTCGTGGCCAAGATGGGCGGCGAGGCGATCCTGGACTTGCTCAAGCGGGTCGACATCCAAAAGCTCTCCGAGGAGCTGCGCCAGCAGGCCAAGACCGAGACCTCGGTGCAGCGCCGCATGGAGTGCCTGAAGCGACTCAAGGTCATCGAGGCGTTCCGGCGCAGCGGCCTCAATGGGCGCGAAAACAAGCCAGAGTGGATGGTGATGACGGTGATCCCGGTCATCCCGCCGGAACTGCGCCCGTTGGTGCCGTTGGAAGGCGGTCGTTTCGCCACCTCGGACCTGAACGATCTTTACCGGCGTGTGCTCATTCGCAACAACCGCCTGAAGAAGTTGTTGGAGATCAAGGCGCCTGAGGTCATCCTGCGCAACGAGAAGCGCATGCTGCAGGAAGCGGTTGACTCGCTCTTTGACAATAGCCGCAAGGCTTCGGCGGTGCGAGGTGACAGCAACCGCGCGCTCAAGTCGCTTTCCGACATGCTGCGCGGCAAGCAAGGCCGCTTCCGCCAGAATCTGTTGGGCAAGCGCATCGACTACTCGGGCCGCTCCGTCATCGTGGTTGGCCCGGAGCTGAAGCTGCACGAATGTGGGCTGCCCAAAGAGATGGCGCTGGAGCTTTTCAAGCCGTTCATCATCCGCAAGCTGATCGAACGTGGGATGGTGAAGACGGTGAAGAGCGCGAAGAAGGTGGTCGACCGGCGCGGCGCCGAAGTGTGGGCCATCCTGGAGGAGATTATCCAGGATCACCCGGTGATGCTCAACCGCGCCCCCACGTTGCACCGCTTGGGCATTCAGGCCTTCCAGCCGCTGCTCATCGAGGGCAAGGCCATTCAGATTCACCCCCTGGTCTGCGCGGCCTTCAACGCGGACTTTGACGGGGACCAGATGGCGGTGCACGTGCCGCTGTCCTTCTACGCGCAGATCGAGGCCAAGCTGTTGATGCTGTCCAGCCACAGCATCTTGTCGCCGGCCAGCGGCCGACCCTTGGCCATCCCCAGCCAGGACATCGTGCTGGGAATCTACCACCTCACCAAGGTGAAGCGGGGCGACAAGGGCGAGGGGATGCTCTTCTCTTCCCCGGACGAGGTGATTATCGCCCACAACAATGGTGTGGTGGGTCTGCATGCCCGCATCAAGGTGCGGCTGGATGGGCGTGTCATCGAGACAACTACTGGGCGGGTTATTTTCAACCAGTGTGTGCCGCGGGAACTGGGCTTTTACAACGAGCTCCTCACCAAGAAGCGCATCGAGCAGATCGTATACGACTGCTACCGGCGTCTGGGGAGTGTGCGCACCACAGAGTTCCTGGATCAGTTGAAGGACATCGGCTTCCACTACGCCATGGTCTCCGGCGCGACGGTGGGCCTGACCGACGTGCTCACGCCGCCTGAGAAGCAGGCCATTCTGCAGAATGCTACGCAGGCGGTGGAAGCAATTCAGAAGCAGTACGAGCGCGGCGTCATCACCGACGGTGAGCGCTACAACCGCACCATCGACGTCTGGACGCACGCCACCAACGAAGTGACCGAGAAGATGTTCGAGGGGCTGCGGGACGATAAGGAGGGCTTCAATCCCATCTTTATGATGGCCGATTCGGGGGCCCGCGGCTCGCAGGACCAGATCCGCCAACTGGCGGGCATGCGTGGCCTGATGGCTAAGCCCCAGAAGAAGATGATTGGCCAGATGGGCGAAATCATCGAAAACCCGATCACGGCCAACTTCCGTGAAGGGCTCTCCGTGCTGGAGTACTTTATCTCCACGCATGGCGCGCGCAAGGGTTTGGCCGACACAGCCCTCAAGACCGCTGATGCCGGCTACCTGACCAGGAGGCTGGTCGACGTGGCCAACGATGTGGTGGTGACCATGAAGGACTGCGGCACCATCATGGGCGTACGCACCGGAGCCCTCAAAGAGGGCGAGGAAGTCATTGAGCCGCTCATCGACCGAATCGTGGGCCGGGTTGCCGCAGAGGACGTCTATCACCCCGATACCGGCGAGGTGATGGTGCAAGCTGGCCAGCTCATTGACGAGGAGTTGGGCCAGGCCATCGTGGACGCCGGCATTGAGGAGGTGAGCATCCGCTCGGTGCTCACCTGTGCCGCCCGACGCGGTGTGTGCGCCATGTGCTATGGGCGCAACCTGGCTACTGGCCGCATGGTGCAGGTCGGCGAGGCTGTTGGGGTAATGGCTGCGCAGTCCATTGGGGAGCCTGGCACGCAGCTTACCCTGCGTACGTTCCACATCGGTGGCACGGCCTCGCGCATCGCGGCGCAGAGCAGCGTGGTCACCAAGCGGGGCGGCACACTGCAGTACGAAAATGTCAGAGCCATCCGGCAGGAGGATGGATCGCAAATCTGCATTTCCCGCACTGGGCGGATCAACATTGTTGACGAGAACAATCGCGTGGTGGAAAAGTACACCGTTCCCTATGGTGCCACCATCCTGAAGCAGGAGGGGCAGAGCATCGGCAAGGGCGAGGTGTTCTTCCAGTGGGATCCCTATAGTGCGAGTATCATTTCCACCCACAGCGGTACGGTGCGGTTCGAGGACATCAAGGAGAATGTCACCTACCGGGAAGAGCTGGATGAGACCACGGGGCTGAAACAGAGCGTCATCATCGAGGCGCGCAACCGCAACCTTAACCCGCAGGTCTTGGTGGTCGACGCAAAGGGCAAAGTTCTTGCTCGCCACCACATGCCGGTGCGGGCGTTCCTCCAGGTGCGTGAGGGCCAGGAGATTAAGGCGGGGCAGGTGATTGCCAAGATCCCCCGCGAAATCGCTAAGACGCGGGACATCACGGGCGGACTACCTCGGGTGGCCGAGCTGTTCGAGGCGCGGCGGCCGAAAGACCCAGCAGTGGTCAGCGAGATCGACGGCATCGTCAGCTTTGGCGAAATCCGCCGCGGCGTGCGCAGGATCGTGGTCACCTCCGAGGACGGTCACGACCAGCGCACCTACACCATCCCCTACGGCAAGCACGTGTTGGTGCACGACGGGGACCGAGTGCGGGCGGGCGAGAAACTGTCTGAAGGAGCTGTGGCACCCCACGACATCCTGGCGATCATGGGCGCCAACAAGGTGCAGGAGTATCTGCTGAATGAGATCCAGGAGGTCTATCGCCTGCAGGGCGTGCGCATCAACGATAAGCACATCGAGATCATCGTACGGCAGATGCTGCAGAAGGTGCGCATCGAGGACCCCGGTGACACCGACTACCTGGAGGGTGAGCAGGTCGATCGTCTCTCTTTCATGGAAGAGAACGATCGCATGAAGGAGCAGATGGTCATCACCGCGCCAGGCGACTCGACCTGGCGAGTGGGGCAGAGGGTGAATGCTGCCGAGTTCAAGGAGGTGTGTGCAACGCTGGAGAAGGACGGAAAGCAGGTCCCTGAGGCCCGTCCGGCCAAGCCTGCCACCTTCGAGCCGCTCCTGCTCGGCATCACCAAGGCGTCGCTGTCCACCGACAGCTTCATTTCGGCCGCTTCGTTCCAGGAGACCACGCGGGTGCTGGCCGATGCCTCGGTGGAGGGAAAGATCGACCGCTTGCTTGGTCTGAAGGAAAACGTGGTGATGGGCAACCTCATCCCCGCAGGAACAGGCCTGGCCAAGTACCGCGACATTCGCGTGTTCGCACCCAGCCAGGAAGAGGCTGAGCAGGTCACGAACGAAGTGGCTGCGTCTGAGTAA